Proteins encoded within one genomic window of Fragaria vesca subsp. vesca linkage group LG1, FraVesHawaii_1.0, whole genome shotgun sequence:
- the LOC101300961 gene encoding uncharacterized protein LOC101300961, whose protein sequence is MEEQYYDDHSSSNFKDIIPTAMSSFFSAYAPFAGYMFMLQSMNTNFIPYEFKSYVYSYLKSSLSYLLDPQANHITLYVQQYEADSWSEISQCNLVYDAAEVYLATKINPKTKYFRISQAPKQKVPMVAVTTNQEITDTFEDIKVQWRMIFPERYSSGNKCRIELTLHRKYKDKVINSYIPYVLARAEAIKDAEKTPKLYSYNSKHSNSSRTSYGMDDDYDYIPSSDKWSCVDLEHPATFETIAMEPELKKEIIEDLDKFMKRREFYKRVGKAWKRGYLLYGPPGTGKSSLVAAMANHLHFNIYDLELTSISSNEELRKALMTTTNQSIVVFEDIDCSKASVNRESTENKNSMVSQAKSKFTLSGLLNVIDGLWSSCGDERIIVFTTNHKERLDPALLRPGRMDMHIHMSYCTPKGFKTLASNYLGIQDTSKHQLCQEIEGLMESTNITPAEVCEELMRGGGGDDDDADIALEGLVNCLKRKRLETNKEEETGIAKRQKTENSLIIKHPIICFNSQLNIFPNPQVSNTMFTLNPKDMSTTASTLFSAYASFAASMMLIRSITDQLFPCQFRSYIYSFFGHFFTTPSSNLTLIVEECCGMTRNQVYDAAEVYLQTKISPLTERLKISKTPRKKSISIAMEKGEEITDTYNNDIELKWRFTEPEKKQDEYHPANDNKRRFELVFDKKHRDIVMDSYLPYVFARAKAIQEEEKVVRLYTRDSSLGDDDDNNRNSSGWGSIRMEHPSNFGTMAMDPELKRMVIDDLDRFVRRREFYKRVGKAWKRGYLLYGPPGTGKSSLIAAMANYLKFDVYDLELSSIHSNCELRRVLLSTSNRSILVIEDIDCCAKVQTRGSEPDPRMYQAHNNRLTLSGLLNFIDGLWSSCGDERIIVFTTNHKDRLDPALLRPGRMDMHIHMSYCTPSGFRVLASNYLGIHESNPHLLCREIEGLIESTEVTPADVAEELMKSDDADVTLKGLVNFLKKKKVENDKMKEQGAEKTEDQEPENEPFPDDNLPDVYGYGFGLFD, encoded by the exons ATGGAGGAGCAATACTATGATGACCACAGCAGTTCCAATTTCAAAGATATCATCCCCACTGCGATGTCTTCCTTTTTCTCGGCCTATGCCCCCTTTGCTGGTTACATGTTTATGCTCCAATCCATGAACACCAACTTCATACCTTACGAGTTCAAATCATACGTATACTCATACCTAAAATCAAGCCTCAGCTACCTCTTGGACCCTCAAGCCAATCACATAACTCTCTACGTCCAGCAATATGAGGCAGACAGCTGGAGCGAAATTTCGCAGTGCAACCTAGTCTATGATGCTGCTGAGGTCTACCTTGCCACCAAGATCAACCCGAAAACCAAATACTTTCGAATCAGCCAAGCACCGAAACAAAAGGTACCCATGGTTGCTGTTACCACCAACCAAGAAATCACTGACACTTTCGAGGATATCAAAGTGCAGTGGCGCATGATCTTCCCCGAAAGATACAGTAGTGGCAATAAGTGCCGCATTGAGCTAACACTCCACAGGAAATACAAAGACAAAGTTATAAACTCGTACATACCCTATGTATTGGCTCGGGCCGAGGCTATCAAAGATGCAGAAAAGACTCCAAAGCTTTATAGTTACAATAGTAAACATTCGAATTCGTCAAGAACTTCTTATGGTATGGATGACGATTATGACTACATACCTTCTTCGGACAAATGGAGTTGCGTGGATCTTGAGCACCCGGCTACTTTTGAGACAATTGCAATGGAGCCGGAGCTGAAAAAGGAGATCATAGAGGATTTGGACAAGTTCATGAAGAGGAGGGAGTTCTACAAGAGAGTTGGCAAGGCTTGGAAGAGAGGTTACTTGTTGTATGGTCCACCCGGTACTGGAAAGTCCAGCTTGGTTGCGGCCATGGCTAATCATCTCCATTTTAATATTTATGACTTGGAACTTACTAGTATTTCCAGCAATGAAGAGTTGAGGAAAGCCTTGATGACTACTACAAATCAATCTATTGTGGTCTTTGAGGATATTGATTGCAGCAAGGCATCCGTAAACCGGGAATCAACAGAGAACAAGAACTCTATGGTTTCCCAAGCCAAATCCAAG TTTACACTGTCCGGTCTACTGAATGTCATCGATGGTCTGTGGTCAAGCTGCGGTGATGAGAGGATTATTGTGTTCACCACCAACCACAAGGAGCGGCTAGACCCTGCATTGTTGAGGCCTGGTCGAATGGACATGCACATTCACATGTCTTACTGCACCCCTAAAGGGTTCAAGACCTTAGCCTCGAACTACCTTGGCATTCAGGACACTAGCAAACATCAGCTGTGTCAAGAAATTGAAGGGTTGATGGAGAGCACAAACATCACCCCTGCAGAGGTTTGTGAGGAGCTTATGAGGGGTGGGGGTGGTGACGATGATGATGCTGATATTGCTCTTGAAGGACTTGTCAATTGCCTCAAGCGTAAGAGGCTCGAGACCAACAAGGAAGAAGAGACTGGAATAGCAAAGAGGCAGAAAACAGAGAATTCT CTCATTATAAAACACCCAATCATATGCTTCAACTCCCAACTCAACATATTTCCAAACCCTCAAGTCAGTAACACAATGTTTACTCTCAATCCCAAAGATATGTCAACCACAGCATCCACATTGTTCTCAGCCTATGCCTCCTTTGCTGCATCAATGATGCTGATCCGCTCCATTACAGACCAACTCTTCCCCTGCCAGTTCCGCTCATACATATACTCATTCTTCGGTCACTTTTTCACCACTCCCTCCTCAAACCTTACTTTGATCGTTGAAGAGTGCTGTGGCATGACACGAAACCAAGTCTATGATGCTGCGGAGGTGTACCTCCAAACAAAGATCAGTCCTCTCACCGAACGCCTCAAAATTAGCAAAACACCAAGGAAAAAGAGCATTAGCATTGCCATGGAAAAAGGTGAAGAAATCACCGACACCTATAACAATGACATCGAATTGAAGTGGCGCTTCACCGAGCCTGAGAAAAAACAGGACGAGTATCACCCTGCCAATGACAACAAGCGACGGTTTGAGCTAGTGTTTGACAAGAAACACAGGGACATAGTGATGGACTCTTACTTGCCCTATGTTTTTGCTCGAGCTAAAGCCATTCAAGAAGAGGAAAAAGTTGTTAGACTTTACACCCGGGATTCAAGTCTAGGGGACGATGATGACAATAACAGGAATTCAAGCGGTTGGGGTTCCATAAGAATGGAGCATCCATCTAATTTTGGAACAATGGCGATGGATCCTGAGCTTAAGAGAATGGTTATTGATGACTTGGATAGGTTTGTCAGGAGGAGGGAGTTTTACAAAAGGGTTGGTAAGGCTTGGAAGAGAGGGTATTTGTTATACGGTCCACCTGGTACAGGCAAATCGAGCTTGATTGCAGCCATGGCTAACTATCTCAAGTTTGATGTCTATGATTTAGAGCTTTCTAGCATTCACAGTAATTGTGAATTGAGGAGGGTATTGCTTTCTACATCAAATCGTTCTATTCTGGTGATTGAGGATATTGATTGCTGCGCCAAAGTGCAAACCAGGGGAAGTGAACCGGATCCACGGATGTATCAAGCTCATAACAACAGG TTGACACTATCAGGCCTACTGAACTTCATAGATGGTCTGTGGTCAAGCTGCGGGGATGAGAGAATCATAGTGTTCACCACCAACCACAAGGATAGGCTAGACCCTGCATTGTTGCGTCCGGGTCGAATGGACATGCACATTCACATGTCGTATTGCACCCCAAGCGGGTTCAGAGTCTTAGCCTCTAACTACCTCGGCATTCATGAAAGCAACCCTCATCTCCTCTGCAGAGAAATTGAAGGGTTGATAGAGAGCACTGAGGTCACCCCTGCAGATGTTGCTGAGGAGCTCATGAAGAGTGATGATGCTGATGTTACTCTCAAAGGGCTTGTCAATTTCCTCAAGAAAAAGAAGGTTGAGAATGATAAAATGAAGGAACAAGGGGCCGAGAAAACTGAAGATCAAGAACCAGAGAACGAGCCATTTCCGGATGACAATTTACCTGATGTTTATGGCTATGGCTTTGGCTTATTTGATTGA